In Candidatus Aegiribacteria sp., a single window of DNA contains:
- a CDS encoding transposase zinc-binding domain-containing protein translates to MYDERFSKRYGFWRSVTDEVVGKYLQCGDPHFGFARIRCRECGAEYLRAFSCKYRGFRDLPGTSCFWLCWFQAIIGGLSGRIGCLTGRSWDCGKSFVLLIAGVNQMYNVTGYKFMDVTLRMTIAF, encoded by the coding sequence GTGTATGACGAACGCTTCTCAAAACGTTACGGCTTCTGGCGTTCCGTCACCGATGAAGTAGTGGGGAAGTATCTGCAATGTGGTGATCCTCATTTCGGCTTTGCCAGGATCAGGTGCAGAGAATGCGGCGCTGAGTATCTGAGAGCCTTTTCCTGCAAATATCGCGGTTTCCGGGATCTCCCGGGAACCTCATGCTTCTGGTTATGCTGGTTTCAGGCAATAATCGGAGGTTTATCGGGACGAATTGGCTGCCTTACGGGCAGGTCATGGGATTGTGGGAAATCCTTTGTCCTATTGATTGCAGGTGTCAATCAAATGTACAATGTCACCGGATACAAGTTCATGGATGTGACCTTGAGGATGACAATTGCCTTCTGA
- a CDS encoding ATP-binding protein, which produces MKRYLEERIVADLKRKMVLLTGPRQVGKTFLSKQIAENYFMRSCYLNFDNVLDASVIIAQNWPLDIDLLILDEIHKMSGWKQFLKGVYDTKPLECALLVTGSSRMDTFRQAGESLAGRYFHHRLWPLSVAELKNTYQPGEAFRLLQKFGGFPEPFLSGDETEANRWRSQYFTDLIREDVLEFGRLQEIRTMRVLLELLRKRVGSPLSCTSLATDLQVAPNTVRRYVDILEALHIIFLVRPHHANIARAIQKMPKIYFHDSGYVQGDEGITVENTAAICLRKHADYRSDISGDRVELCYIRTKEKHEIDFTLVCNGEPLVLIEVKISSTTTPAGLKLLGEKLPGVKRVHLVRDLRLEQDREGVSIRKLPEWLADLDA; this is translated from the coding sequence ATGAAACGATATCTGGAGGAAAGAATTGTCGCTGATCTGAAGAGAAAAATGGTTCTTCTTACCGGGCCCAGGCAGGTGGGGAAGACTTTTCTCTCGAAACAGATCGCTGAGAACTACTTCATGCGTTCCTGCTACCTGAACTTCGATAATGTCCTTGATGCAAGTGTAATCATTGCTCAGAACTGGCCTTTGGACATAGACCTGCTTATTCTGGACGAGATTCATAAGATGTCCGGCTGGAAGCAGTTTCTCAAAGGTGTGTACGACACGAAGCCTCTTGAGTGTGCCCTGCTTGTGACCGGTAGTTCCAGGATGGATACTTTCCGGCAGGCCGGTGAGTCCCTTGCCGGTCGTTACTTTCATCATAGACTGTGGCCTCTTTCAGTGGCAGAGCTGAAGAACACATATCAGCCAGGAGAGGCTTTCAGGCTCCTGCAAAAGTTTGGGGGCTTCCCCGAACCATTTCTCAGTGGGGATGAAACCGAAGCGAATCGCTGGCGTTCACAGTACTTCACCGATCTTATCCGGGAGGATGTTCTGGAATTCGGCAGGCTTCAGGAAATCCGGACTATGCGGGTTTTGCTGGAGCTTCTCAGGAAAAGGGTCGGCTCTCCTTTGTCCTGTACTTCCCTTGCCACAGATCTGCAGGTTGCACCCAACACAGTCAGGCGGTATGTGGATATTCTGGAGGCGCTTCACATTATTTTTCTGGTGCGGCCCCATCATGCAAACATTGCAAGAGCGATTCAAAAGATGCCGAAGATCTACTTTCATGATTCCGGTTATGTTCAGGGTGATGAAGGGATCACCGTTGAAAACACTGCTGCAATCTGCTTGAGAAAACACGCAGATTACAGATCTGACATATCAGGAGACAGGGTAGAACTATGTTACATCCGCACCAAAGAAAAACATGAAATAGATTTCACCCTGGTCTGCAATGGAGAACCCTTGGTGCTGATAGAGGTAAAAATTTCCAGCACAACAACTCCTGCAGGTCTGAAGTTGCTGGGAGAGAAACTCCCCGGAGTGAAACGAGTTCATCTTGTCAGAGACCTGCGATTGGAGCAGGATCGGGAAGGTGTTTCAATTAGAAAATTACCGGAATGGCTTGCCGATCTGGATGCCTGA
- the alr gene encoding alanine racemase, translating to MKYLKWVEIEESAPDWNLRQLRACSENGQNFPVCAVIKANAYGHGVREITSLLPSAAWFAVNSLDEGLELRHYGIERPVLLLGYVLLDRLTEAIEADLRLTVYNIETLKKLKKTVNPEKPARVHIKVETGTNRQGILPENLPEFLNSAALIPGIKIEGLSTHFANIEDTLNHEYAEVQLHRFEEVLRLIGDSGVHPEVIHTACTAAAILFPETHFNMLRTGIGLYGLWPSRETFLSAQTAGRQVPDLKPVLSWKTRIAQIKTIPSGSFVGYGCTFRTNRKTRLGVLPVGYADGYDRGCGNSAHVLIRGKRAPLLGRVCMNLIMVDLTDIPHSRLEDEVVLLGKDGDEIISAEMMAEWAGTINYEIVTRISPFMPRVIKRGKESVH from the coding sequence ATGAAATACCTGAAATGGGTCGAGATCGAGGAGTCAGCTCCCGACTGGAATCTGCGTCAGCTGAGGGCATGTTCGGAGAACGGACAGAATTTCCCTGTCTGTGCTGTCATTAAAGCCAACGCATACGGACATGGCGTTCGGGAGATTACAAGTCTGCTTCCCTCTGCTGCGTGGTTTGCCGTGAATTCCCTTGATGAAGGGCTCGAACTCAGACATTACGGAATAGAGCGTCCCGTCCTTCTGCTGGGTTATGTGTTGCTCGATAGACTTACTGAAGCAATTGAAGCTGATCTTCGTCTTACAGTTTACAATATCGAAACGCTTAAAAAGCTTAAGAAGACAGTAAATCCGGAAAAACCCGCCCGAGTTCATATTAAGGTAGAAACCGGTACAAACAGGCAGGGAATACTACCGGAGAATTTGCCGGAATTCCTCAATAGTGCGGCTCTAATTCCAGGAATAAAGATAGAAGGTCTGTCAACGCATTTTGCCAATATTGAAGATACTCTGAATCATGAGTATGCAGAGGTGCAGCTTCACCGATTCGAAGAAGTTCTCAGGTTAATCGGAGATTCGGGCGTTCATCCTGAAGTGATTCATACTGCGTGTACAGCAGCTGCTATACTATTTCCTGAGACTCACTTCAACATGTTGAGAACTGGAATCGGATTGTACGGCTTATGGCCTTCAAGAGAAACATTCCTTTCTGCCCAGACTGCCGGAAGACAGGTACCTGATCTTAAACCTGTTCTTTCATGGAAAACGAGAATTGCTCAGATAAAGACAATTCCATCAGGAAGTTTCGTAGGGTATGGATGCACATTCAGGACAAATAGAAAGACAAGGCTTGGAGTGTTGCCTGTAGGTTACGCGGATGGTTACGACAGGGGGTGTGGAAACTCCGCTCATGTGCTGATCAGGGGGAAACGTGCTCCGCTTCTTGGAAGAGTGTGCATGAACCTGATAATGGTTGACCTTACCGATATCCCCCACTCCCGCCTGGAGGATGAGGTTGTGCTTCTCGGAAAAGATGGGGACGAGATTATCTCCGCTGAGATGATGGCCGAATGGGCAGGTACAATAAATTACGAAATCGTTACCCGTATCAGTCCGTTCATGCCCAGAGTGATAAAGAGAGGAAAAGAAAGTGTACATTGA
- a CDS encoding DUF362 domain-containing protein has protein sequence MPQVFFLSAAKTDLPGAFTKLLENLETAAKLKVTDFVAVKIHPGEAGNTSYVSAENVNKIIHALNFPADRTFLTDTTVLYPGLRMSAPDYICLAAEHGFGTPDTPPFIVADGLRGENETLIEMPDEFDSSAAHLASIICSADAMIVISHFKGHLLTGFGGAIKNLGMGCASRAGKLYQHSSVKPNIKSDSCTACGICSANCPSNAITINAFAVINTESCTGCGECLGRCPEGAIRVSWNQEMNVFMRRMVEYASVVAKTANPVLYVNFVTAVVPDCDCMHDTHPPLVDDIGILASTDPVALDKASLDLVTSAPSAANSPLAGKADTGDDKFMAFRPDIDGELQLRIAESFGMGSMKYELIRIP, from the coding sequence ATGCCTCAGGTTTTTTTCCTGTCAGCTGCAAAGACAGATCTTCCCGGAGCTTTCACAAAGCTGCTTGAGAATCTGGAAACAGCAGCAAAATTGAAAGTAACGGACTTTGTCGCTGTGAAAATTCACCCCGGTGAAGCGGGAAATACATCATATGTGAGCGCGGAAAATGTTAACAAAATCATACACGCTCTTAATTTCCCTGCAGACCGGACATTCCTCACTGACACTACCGTACTTTATCCAGGCCTCCGAATGTCTGCTCCGGATTATATATGTCTTGCTGCGGAACACGGATTCGGCACCCCGGACACACCGCCGTTCATCGTTGCCGACGGCCTGCGCGGGGAGAATGAAACTCTTATTGAAATGCCGGATGAATTCGATTCATCTGCAGCTCATCTCGCCTCGATAATCTGCAGCGCTGATGCCATGATTGTAATCAGCCATTTCAAAGGTCATCTACTTACCGGATTCGGAGGAGCGATAAAGAATCTGGGAATGGGATGCGCTTCCAGAGCCGGAAAACTGTATCAGCATTCTTCAGTAAAGCCGAATATCAAAAGCGACAGTTGTACCGCATGCGGGATATGTTCGGCTAACTGTCCTTCAAATGCTATTACAATCAATGCATTCGCAGTTATCAACACCGAATCCTGCACCGGCTGCGGTGAGTGCCTCGGACGTTGCCCGGAAGGTGCCATCAGGGTCAGCTGGAATCAGGAAATGAATGTCTTCATGAGAAGAATGGTTGAATACGCGTCAGTTGTAGCGAAAACCGCGAATCCTGTTCTGTACGTGAATTTCGTCACAGCAGTGGTTCCGGATTGCGACTGCATGCATGACACACATCCTCCCCTTGTCGATGACATAGGCATCCTGGCTTCCACCGATCCTGTCGCGCTGGATAAGGCTTCGCTGGATCTTGTCACCTCTGCCCCATCAGCCGCGAATTCACCACTTGCGGGGAAAGCTGATACTGGAGATGATAAATTCATGGCGTTCCGTCCTGATATTGATGGTGAGCTTCAACTCAGAATTGCGGAATCATTCGGAATGGGCTCAATGAAATACGAACTGATCAGAATACCCTGA
- a CDS encoding DUF1343 domain-containing protein, with product MKTGLDRLKRDMLPGRCIGLLSHYAAVDSQYRLSVDVLAGMDGIELTALFGPQHGFYGETQDNMIEWDGYTHPDYGIPVHSLYGNTREPTSEMLEGLDCLVVDLQDVGARYYTYVYTMGYCMRKCSELGIPVIVLDRPNPLGNSIIEGKPLLPGYESFVGLYPIPVRHALTIGELAGLFARFDGIPVPAVIEMTGWDGCGISDEYAWVYPSPNMPSPDTAIVYPGMCLLEATNLSEGRGTTRPFNVFGAPWINGKELCSRLNGTIWTEGAVLRPHAFLPTFNKHTGVMCYGAEIHIIDRSCFRSLRTALGILLETFRYSQTRWNPPPYEYEFERMPVDILTGSSEVREAVKAGNKSVLIEFAEGDPAGHTELTRGVLLYDRGFLR from the coding sequence ATGAAAACCGGTCTTGATCGATTAAAGCGTGACATGCTTCCCGGCAGATGTATTGGACTGCTTTCCCATTATGCTGCTGTAGATTCACAGTACAGATTGTCAGTTGATGTGCTTGCCGGGATGGATGGAATAGAACTTACCGCGCTATTCGGACCTCAGCACGGGTTCTATGGTGAGACTCAGGATAACATGATCGAGTGGGACGGTTACACTCATCCTGACTACGGTATCCCGGTTCACAGCCTTTACGGGAATACCCGTGAACCCACGTCTGAAATGCTGGAGGGACTGGACTGCCTTGTAGTTGATCTTCAGGATGTCGGGGCCAGGTATTACACCTATGTATACACAATGGGATACTGCATGAGGAAATGCTCCGAACTCGGGATTCCTGTAATCGTACTCGACAGGCCTAATCCTCTTGGAAATTCGATTATTGAGGGAAAACCACTGCTGCCGGGGTACGAATCGTTTGTCGGCCTTTACCCTATTCCGGTTCGTCATGCGCTGACAATTGGAGAACTCGCAGGATTGTTTGCCCGTTTTGACGGAATTCCTGTGCCCGCAGTTATTGAAATGACCGGATGGGACGGCTGTGGAATTTCCGATGAATATGCCTGGGTTTATCCTTCACCAAACATGCCTTCACCTGATACTGCCATTGTTTATCCAGGAATGTGTCTGCTGGAAGCGACAAATCTTTCCGAGGGTAGGGGAACCACAAGACCGTTCAACGTATTCGGAGCCCCATGGATTAATGGGAAAGAACTCTGTTCCAGGCTGAATGGAACCATATGGACGGAGGGTGCAGTCCTCAGACCACATGCCTTTCTGCCCACATTCAACAAACACACTGGAGTGATGTGCTATGGCGCTGAAATCCATATTATCGACAGATCCTGTTTCAGATCATTGAGAACGGCACTGGGCATTCTTCTGGAAACTTTCAGATATTCACAGACCCGGTGGAATCCTCCGCCATACGAGTATGAATTTGAAAGAATGCCCGTAGATATTCTTACGGGAAGTTCGGAAGTGAGAGAGGCTGTGAAAGCAGGAAACAAGAGTGTTCTAATTGAATTTGCAGAGGGTGATCCTGCCGGTCACACGGAACTGACCAGAGGGGTCTTACTGTACGATAGGGGATTTCTCAGGTGA
- a CDS encoding 3-isopropylmalate dehydratase large subunit: MGRTIVEKIMSSHSGDDCRAGDVAWIKIDNRTARDFAGASVVANLEKYGGDSPINDKQKTFFTFDCNVPANTIPYANNQHRIRLFARKYDLEVFDVDAGIGSHIVIEGKFGKPGTTTVGTDSHLNIMGSVGAFGQGMGDVDIAYAFKTGNVWFEVPHTVKVTLEGIPAQGTEAKDVALAMLRRFNSHELLGKAVEVYGPWITKATLEDCITFSSLATEMGAIIGMIPPNDNVLTFFGISREEAVYADSDAEYSEEYVLDISGLEPLIAAPPSPSNVSPVCEHSDVKVDGVFIGSCTNGTYQDLKYASELLKGRKVAPGVMLKVVPATRETWSRLLDEGLLKDIFDAGGIISNAGCGGCASGQIGMTGEREIQVSTSNRNFKGKQGRGNTYLAGIGTAVASAVLGRIASVHELKEVRT; encoded by the coding sequence ATGGGCAGAACAATAGTTGAGAAAATCATGTCCTCTCACAGTGGAGATGATTGCAGAGCAGGTGATGTCGCTTGGATCAAGATTGACAACAGAACAGCCAGAGATTTTGCCGGAGCGAGTGTAGTTGCAAATCTGGAGAAATACGGGGGTGATTCTCCAATTAACGATAAACAGAAGACATTTTTCACATTTGACTGTAATGTTCCAGCGAATACAATTCCCTATGCCAACAACCAGCACAGAATCAGATTGTTTGCCAGGAAGTATGATCTTGAAGTTTTCGATGTTGATGCCGGAATAGGTTCACATATAGTAATAGAAGGCAAATTCGGAAAACCTGGTACAACCACGGTCGGAACGGACAGCCACCTTAATATCATGGGTTCGGTCGGTGCGTTCGGTCAGGGAATGGGTGACGTGGATATTGCCTATGCCTTCAAGACCGGGAATGTGTGGTTCGAGGTGCCGCATACGGTGAAAGTTACTCTTGAGGGAATACCTGCGCAGGGTACAGAGGCAAAGGATGTTGCACTGGCAATGCTCCGGAGATTCAACAGCCATGAGCTTCTCGGGAAGGCCGTTGAGGTTTACGGTCCCTGGATTACGAAAGCTACACTGGAAGACTGTATCACTTTTTCAAGCCTTGCCACCGAGATGGGTGCCATTATCGGTATGATTCCACCAAATGATAACGTACTAACTTTTTTCGGTATATCAAGGGAAGAAGCAGTTTATGCAGATTCCGACGCGGAATATTCAGAAGAATACGTACTTGATATCAGCGGGCTTGAGCCCCTGATCGCAGCTCCGCCAAGCCCATCCAATGTTTCACCTGTATGTGAGCATAGTGATGTAAAAGTCGATGGTGTATTCATAGGCAGTTGCACCAACGGAACCTATCAGGATCTGAAGTATGCCTCCGAACTTCTTAAAGGGCGCAAGGTAGCTCCCGGAGTCATGCTTAAAGTTGTTCCCGCAACGAGAGAAACGTGGTCGAGATTGCTTGATGAAGGACTTCTGAAGGATATTTTCGACGCTGGGGGAATCATCAGTAACGCGGGTTGTGGAGGGTGCGCATCGGGTCAGATCGGTATGACCGGCGAGAGAGAAATTCAGGTAAGCACATCCAATCGTAACTTCAAAGGCAAGCAGGGCAGGGGAAACACTTATCTTGCCGGTATCGGAACGGCCGTTGCCTCAGCCGTGCTTGGAAGAATTGCGTCAGTGCATGAACTGAAGGAGGTGCGAACATGA
- a CDS encoding 3',5'-cyclic-nucleotide phosphodiesterase, with protein MYIDVIGVDGSKQYGCCLCSMLLGESVLLDAGSASMLSGTQQDNVEMVLLTHAHLDHVLELGFMIDATVSRRDEPLRVMGSKACLDVVKKHYMNDLLWPDFSRIKTSRGPALVYEAMKDREWFELPGGIRAWSEPVCHSAGARGFLFRSSTGSILHTGDTGPTETLWKRGAELGDLSMVIAEVSFPDNQTDIAIASNHLTPALLENELKKLNKPDVPVYTFHLKPWLRHEIERDLARRFRDRVVVLRRGDRLEF; from the coding sequence GTGTACATTGATGTGATAGGTGTTGATGGGTCAAAACAGTATGGATGCTGTCTCTGTTCGATGCTCCTTGGCGAGTCGGTCCTGCTTGATGCGGGATCAGCGTCCATGCTTTCAGGAACACAACAGGATAATGTTGAGATGGTTCTTCTTACCCATGCCCACCTCGATCATGTACTTGAACTGGGTTTCATGATTGATGCTACCGTTTCTCGCAGAGATGAACCTCTGAGGGTTATGGGAAGCAAGGCATGTCTTGATGTGGTCAAAAAACACTATATGAACGATCTGCTGTGGCCGGATTTCAGCAGAATCAAAACCTCCCGTGGTCCGGCTCTTGTCTATGAAGCGATGAAGGACAGGGAATGGTTTGAGCTTCCAGGGGGAATCAGAGCCTGGTCAGAACCGGTTTGCCATAGCGCCGGCGCCAGGGGGTTCCTGTTCCGATCAAGTACTGGTTCCATCCTGCATACAGGTGATACGGGGCCAACAGAGACTCTCTGGAAAAGAGGAGCAGAACTTGGTGATCTTTCAATGGTTATTGCGGAAGTATCATTTCCGGACAATCAGACCGATATAGCTATTGCCAGTAATCACCTTACACCAGCTCTTCTGGAGAACGAACTGAAGAAACTGAACAAGCCTGATGTGCCCGTGTATACGTTTCATCTCAAACCATGGCTGAGACATGAGATCGAGCGGGATCTTGCACGGAGATTCCGCGACAGAGTAGTGGTACTCCGCCGGGGCGACAGACTGGAATTCTGA
- a CDS encoding 3-isopropylmalate dehydratase, which yields MILRGRLWVLKSGENLFCDIDTDMIYHNAHLAVTAIEEMGQFALGNLDGYKDFAGKAKPGDIILTGDNFGSGSSRQHAVDCFTALGVQAVIARSFGAIYKRNAINSGFPIIELPGLPDSFFEQFDEVELDLEKGVLSKGEKSFRGNPMSKVAKDIYLAGGLFQYAEQM from the coding sequence ATGATTCTCAGGGGAAGATTGTGGGTATTGAAATCCGGAGAAAACCTCTTCTGTGATATTGATACTGATATGATCTATCACAATGCTCACCTTGCTGTAACCGCAATTGAAGAAATGGGTCAGTTCGCTCTCGGCAATCTTGATGGTTACAAAGATTTTGCCGGTAAGGCTAAACCAGGCGATATCATTCTGACCGGGGACAATTTCGGCTCAGGCAGTTCCAGACAGCACGCGGTGGACTGTTTCACAGCTCTTGGAGTTCAGGCCGTAATCGCCAGATCTTTTGGAGCGATATACAAACGAAATGCGATCAACAGCGGTTTTCCGATCATTGAACTACCAGGACTTCCCGATAGTTTCTTCGAGCAGTTCGATGAAGTCGAGCTTGATCTTGAGAAGGGCGTTCTTTCGAAAGGGGAGAAGAGTTTCCGGGGAAACCCCATGAGCAAGGTTGCAAAGGATATCTACCTGGCAGGAGGGCTTTTTCAGTACGCCGAGCAGATGTGA
- a CDS encoding metallophosphatase family protein, which produces MKIGILSDIHGNLPALEASWDLFETEEVEQVVCLGDLVQFGPYPGEVIDFVRQHDMDVVQGDCDRAVAKGRSDIGDNYPNIHWEQLARKTLQWTKENITDSQRKFLRKLPSEIRYQIGSRRILCVHGLPGKISSGIQANIPNEVCDLLFKRNSCDVLVLGHTHEMFLKGRGSRMIVNPGSVGGGTIPGEATVAVIEVDEENTTTSVCWHRVPYNIQKYVTKYKAEGLPEIFLRCILLGRDPRGEWHTKVWRQKWAEQ; this is translated from the coding sequence GTGAAAATCGGAATATTGTCAGACATCCACGGTAATCTTCCTGCTCTCGAAGCTTCCTGGGATCTGTTTGAGACTGAAGAAGTTGAGCAGGTTGTCTGCCTTGGTGATCTGGTTCAGTTCGGTCCTTATCCCGGAGAAGTAATTGATTTCGTGAGGCAGCACGATATGGATGTTGTTCAGGGCGACTGCGACAGGGCGGTTGCAAAAGGCAGGAGTGATATCGGAGATAATTACCCCAACATACACTGGGAGCAGCTGGCCCGGAAAACACTTCAATGGACAAAAGAAAATATCACGGATTCTCAGAGGAAGTTCCTTCGAAAGCTACCCTCTGAAATAAGGTATCAGATCGGAAGCAGGAGGATCCTGTGTGTTCATGGTCTTCCAGGAAAAATCTCCAGTGGCATTCAGGCGAACATACCGAACGAGGTTTGTGACCTTCTTTTCAAAAGAAACTCCTGTGATGTGCTTGTTCTCGGGCATACTCATGAGATGTTTCTCAAAGGGCGTGGTTCTCGGATGATAGTCAATCCAGGCAGTGTCGGCGGTGGTACAATTCCGGGCGAAGCAACTGTGGCTGTGATTGAAGTAGATGAAGAAAACACTACAACATCGGTCTGCTGGCACCGCGTTCCTTACAATATTCAGAAATACGTGACGAAGTACAAAGCGGAAGGTCTTCCGGAGATATTTCTCAGGTGTATTCTCCTTGGCAGAGATCCCAGGGGAGAATGGCATACAAAAGTATGGAGGCAGAAATGGGCAGAACAATAG
- a CDS encoding DMT family transporter codes for MNLTSGMRAAFYMIIATLFLSLVPVCVKAIPTEAGVSVSQKLFARASISAVITLFILLFRRIPLKPGSVRLLGARSIFGIAGMLTYFTAVEGLPLAEAVTINRLSPFFVLIFAWWFLKERLRKAQIVALFLGLVGVVVILRPGVIPISLPAGLALLSAIFAGSAYTAIRALRKTDKPLIIVFWFSVLMSLVFLPSVIRNGVIPDSRSLILLICIGIFGASGQLFMTSAYRYAPGGKVAIYGYLSVIFSMLWQTMFFNSIPSLAVFAGAALILLGGWINYRVR; via the coding sequence ATGAACCTGACTTCGGGTATGCGAGCAGCATTCTACATGATAATCGCTACTCTGTTTCTCTCGCTGGTTCCCGTATGTGTGAAGGCCATTCCCACTGAAGCTGGCGTTTCCGTTTCACAGAAGCTCTTCGCGAGAGCATCGATTTCGGCAGTCATCACACTTTTCATACTGCTGTTCAGGAGAATCCCGTTGAAACCGGGAAGTGTCCGCCTGCTGGGAGCAAGGTCGATTTTCGGAATTGCTGGAATGCTTACGTACTTCACTGCTGTTGAAGGTTTACCTCTTGCAGAGGCTGTAACAATTAACAGGCTGAGCCCCTTCTTTGTCCTTATTTTCGCCTGGTGGTTCCTGAAAGAAAGATTGAGAAAAGCACAGATCGTCGCACTTTTTCTTGGACTTGTAGGAGTCGTGGTAATACTTCGACCAGGTGTAATTCCGATTTCTCTTCCGGCAGGTCTTGCCCTTCTCTCAGCAATATTCGCGGGAAGCGCCTATACCGCAATAAGAGCTCTGCGCAAAACAGATAAACCCCTGATAATAGTATTCTGGTTCTCAGTGCTGATGTCGCTGGTCTTTCTGCCGTCTGTTATCCGAAACGGAGTAATACCGGATTCACGATCACTTATTCTCCTGATATGCATTGGTATCTTCGGCGCTTCGGGACAGCTTTTCATGACTTCAGCATACAGATATGCTCCCGGAGGCAAGGTTGCAATATACGGCTACCTCAGCGTGATCTTTTCAATGCTCTGGCAAACAATGTTCTTCAACTCCATACCGAGTTTGGCTGTTTTTGCAGGCGCAGCGCTGATTCTGCTCGGGGGATGGATCAACTACCGAGTCAGGTAA
- a CDS encoding T9SS type A sorting domain-containing protein, with the protein MKNSVFLLIAFCTLLTADTLLVPSEYPSIQSAISASQDGDTVLVSPGEYGGPISFQGKNIVVMSTSGPENTLIRTFMDFHCVMFTGGEDSTAVLEGFTLRNQISDGTTSGKQEVVDYGGGLYITNSSPTIRNNIIKDCLAKTGAGVYLENSSMFMTDCTVYNNNTWVYGGGLFIGSSDENDPPCIIDCTITNNEAQYGGGFYIWGDTAMVINNNISDNYSDHHGGGIGIDGSNVLLCSNYISENDGGDGGGIFIGSGIPTLIGNLIVENTAGHGGGIYEASGSTLHIVNNTIASNIANGLGGGIASASDTLYIDNSILWGNSGSLGSQILMAEAHVSIEYCDVEYGEDSVYNYASSTLYWGLGNIDIDPQFETGPLGDYHLSYGSPCIDAGNPAWEYNDPEDPFNPGYALWPAMGTTRNDMGAFGGGGVNYWLTVEEEEFSPTETGLVLKSFPNPFSSSCTVCYQLDEASHVVLSVFDLSGRLVEILVDEVVPAGMYSEYFDGSNLCSGMYLIRLVAGEHATSRRCIIIRDN; encoded by the coding sequence GGTGAATACGGAGGGCCCATCAGCTTCCAGGGGAAGAACATTGTTGTGATGAGTACATCTGGTCCCGAAAACACTCTCATTCGAACCTTCATGGACTTCCACTGCGTGATGTTCACAGGAGGTGAGGACAGCACCGCTGTACTTGAGGGCTTTACATTAAGGAACCAGATCTCCGATGGAACAACGTCGGGAAAACAAGAAGTTGTTGATTATGGCGGTGGACTTTACATCACAAACTCTTCTCCGACAATTCGGAATAATATCATCAAGGACTGCCTTGCTAAAACCGGAGCAGGAGTATACTTAGAGAATTCATCCATGTTCATGACAGACTGTACTGTCTACAATAATAATACATGGGTATATGGTGGCGGGCTCTTCATAGGAAGCTCTGATGAGAATGACCCTCCATGTATTATTGACTGCACAATTACGAACAATGAAGCTCAGTATGGTGGTGGATTTTATATCTGGGGTGATACAGCAATGGTTATCAACAATAATATCAGCGATAATTATTCTGATCATCATGGTGGTGGTATCGGTATAGATGGTTCAAATGTACTACTATGCAGTAATTACATTTCCGAAAATGATGGCGGGGACGGAGGAGGGATTTTCATAGGAAGCGGTATACCAACACTTATCGGAAATCTTATTGTTGAGAATACTGCTGGTCACGGTGGTGGTATTTATGAAGCTTCCGGTAGTACATTACACATTGTCAATAACACAATAGCGAGTAATATAGCAAATGGCTTAGGGGGAGGAATTGCCTCCGCTTCTGATACTCTTTATATAGATAACTCCATTCTCTGGGGTAATTCAGGCTCACTTGGCTCACAGATACTAATGGCTGAAGCTCATGTTTCAATTGAATATTGCGATGTTGAGTATGGAGAGGATTCTGTTTACAATTATGCTAGTTCCACTCTATACTGGGGTCTTGGCAACATCGATATCGATCCTCAGTTTGAGACGGGGCCTCTTGGTGATTATCACCTTTCATATGGTTCTCCCTGCATAGACGCAGGTAATCCCGCCTGGGAATACAACGATCCTGAAGATCCCTTTAATCCGGGTTACGCACTCTGGCCTGCAATGGGAACTACACGCAACGACATGGGAGCCTTCGGAGGAGGAGGAGTTAATTACTGGCTTACTGTTGAGGAGGAAGAATTTTCTCCAACTGAAACAGGGCTTGTATTAAAATCCTTCCCAAATCCATTCAGCTCATCATGTACTGTGTGTTATCAACTTGATGAAGCTTCACATGTGGTTCTTTCGGTGTTCGATCTTTCGGGAAGACTGGTTGAAATCCTTGTTGATGAGGTTGTTCCCGCAGGTATGTACTCTGAATATTTTGATGGCTCAAATCTCTGCTCAGGTATGTACCTGATAAGGTTGGTAGCAGGCGAACATGCCACTTCCAGGAGATGTATCATCATCAGGGATAATTAA